GCCGCCTCGGCTTCCGCATGGGTGAAACCGCCCTCGGGACCGATGACGACCAGCGCGCGTCCGGATGCCGGCAGCGCTTGGCGCAACGCGTCAACCAATGGCCGCGAGGGCGCGAGCTCCCATGCAAAAACGACGATTTGATAGGCGGAAAATCGTTCGAGCAACCGCTCGAAGCGTAACGGAGCCTCGATAGCGGGAACCTCGCGCCGGCCGCATTGCTGCGCCGCGGTTCGCGCCAAGCGGCGCCAGCGCGCCAGCTTCTCGGCGCCGACCGTGCGCGCCACGTTGCGCTCGCTATAAAACGGAAGAAACGCGCTTGCGCCAAGCTCGGTGCCCTTTTCGATGACGAAGTCCATTCGCCGCGCCTTGGGGACCGCTTGCGCGACGTCAATTGCGAGAGCGGCGCGAGTGTCGGATTCGGAATCGAGCCGCTGCTGCACCGTCGCGCGCACGACCGTTCCCACCGCTTCGATGCTTGCGGTGAAAGCGTTCGCGGAGGAATCGATTAGCTCGATTCGTTCGCCGGGCTGCAAACGGAGAACGCGCGCAATCTTGTGCGCGTCGCTTTCACGGATCTCCACGACATCGCCGGCTTCGTGAGTTCCTTCGACGAAGAAGCGGCGCGCCGATACCAATGGTTTACTCGGGACGGAAGGCGTCTTTCACGCGATCGAAAAACGTGCGCTCCTCGATCGCGTCGCCGCCGGCACGAGCGTACTCTTCGAG
This Candidatus Eremiobacterota bacterium DNA region includes the following protein-coding sequences:
- a CDS encoding 16S rRNA (uracil(1498)-N(3))-methyltransferase; this encodes MVSARRFFVEGTHEAGDVVEIRESDAHKIARVLRLQPGERIELIDSSANAFTASIEAVGTVVRATVQQRLDSESDTRAALAIDVAQAVPKARRMDFVIEKGTELGASAFLPFYSERNVARTVGAEKLARWRRLARTAAQQCGRREVPAIEAPLRFERLLERFSAYQIVVFAWELAPSRPLVDALRQALPASGRALVVIGPEGGFTHAEAEAASQHGALAVSLGSRILRTDTAALALLAVIGALTS